TCTAAAGATTTGAAATCTATTCCTTTTTTACTAATGCCGAAAGCCACTGTTAATTTCTTAGCACTTTCAGTTTTTGCATGGGGAATGGCTACTCCCTTCCCTATACCTGTACTTCCTAGTTTCTCTCTATCTATTAGTGCTTTATACACATCATTATTATTTGATTCAATATTCTCTGATTTTTCTAATAGTTTTGATAATTCAACTAAAACCTCATCTCTATTTCTAGCCTTTAAATCTAATGAAACTAAATCTTCTGAAATATAATCGGTTATTTTTATAACGCTTAACATGATAAATCCCCCCATAAAAACCTTTTTGCTTCTACTCTTATATCTAAATTAACATTAATATACCTCTCTAAT
This Fusobacterium russii ATCC 25533 DNA region includes the following protein-coding sequences:
- a CDS encoding PTS sugar transporter subunit IIA, with the protein product MLSVIKITDYISEDLVSLDLKARNRDEVLVELSKLLEKSENIESNNNDVYKALIDREKLGSTGIGKGVAIPHAKTESAKKLTVAFGISKKGIDFKSLDDENVNLFFVFASPNKDSQIYLKVLARISRLIREEEFRTRLYNCTSSREVIECIEEKENK